One Gordonia sp. SID5947 genomic region harbors:
- the pdxS gene encoding pyridoxal 5'-phosphate synthase lyase subunit PdxS yields MSQFQSGNTPGPDAPNTHDGTAGNGLRDPAPTVGQGTARVKRGMAEMLKGGVIMDVVTPEQAQIAEDAGAVAVMALERVPADIRAQGGVSRMSDPDMIDGIISKVSIPVMAKARIGHFVEAQILQSLGVDYVDESEVLTPADYANHIDKWQFTVPFVCGATNLGEALRRITEGAAMIRSKGEAGTGDVSNATTHMRKIRDEIRRLTSLPKDELFVAAKELQAPYDLVVEVAEAGKLPVTLFTAGGIATPADAAMMMQLGAEGVFVGSGIFKSGNPQQRAAAIVQATTFHDDPDVLAKVSRGLGEAMVGINVDDIPQPHRLAERGW; encoded by the coding sequence GTGAGTCAATTCCAGTCAGGGAACACTCCCGGACCGGACGCCCCGAACACCCACGACGGCACCGCCGGCAACGGACTTCGAGATCCGGCACCGACCGTCGGGCAGGGTACGGCCCGGGTGAAGCGCGGCATGGCCGAGATGCTCAAGGGTGGCGTCATCATGGACGTCGTCACGCCGGAGCAGGCACAGATCGCCGAGGACGCCGGCGCGGTGGCGGTCATGGCCCTCGAGCGCGTGCCCGCCGACATCCGCGCGCAGGGCGGCGTGTCGCGGATGAGCGACCCGGACATGATCGACGGCATCATCTCGAAGGTCTCCATCCCGGTGATGGCCAAGGCCCGGATCGGCCATTTCGTGGAGGCCCAGATCCTGCAGAGCCTCGGCGTCGACTATGTCGACGAATCCGAGGTGCTGACTCCGGCCGACTACGCCAACCACATCGACAAGTGGCAGTTCACGGTGCCTTTCGTCTGTGGCGCCACCAATCTCGGTGAGGCACTGCGACGGATCACCGAAGGTGCGGCGATGATCCGCAGCAAGGGCGAGGCGGGTACCGGCGACGTGTCGAACGCGACGACCCACATGCGCAAGATCCGCGACGAGATCCGCCGGCTCACATCGCTCCCGAAGGACGAATTGTTCGTCGCGGCAAAGGAACTCCAGGCACCGTACGACCTCGTCGTGGAGGTCGCCGAGGCCGGAAAGCTCCCGGTCACGCTGTTCACCGCGGGCGGTATCGCCACTCCGGCAGACGCCGCGATGATGATGCAGCTCGGCGCCGAGGGCGTGTTCGTCGGTTCGGGCATCTTCAAGTCGGGCAACCCGCAACAGCGGGCCGCCGCGATCGTGCAGGCGACCACGTTCCACGACGATCCGGATGTGCTGGCCAAGGTCTCGCGAGGCCTGGGCGAGGCGATGGTCGGCATCAACGTCGACGACATCCCGCAGCCACACCGACTCGCAGAGCGGGGCTGGTAG
- a CDS encoding LemA family protein: MTISGLTILVIGVIILLVVLAGGWAFQTANRLDRLNVRVDLARQALDAALARRAVVARAIASGMVVSYDEEIRTAGQALAAAADHAEHAPVHAREQSENRVSALLAQTDTQTRPQGLVVELADSETRVMMARRFYNDAVRDTRNLAERRLVRWLHLGGTAELPQYFEIIERVTPSSGG; encoded by the coding sequence ATGACGATATCGGGCCTCACGATTCTCGTGATCGGGGTGATCATCCTGCTCGTCGTCCTGGCGGGCGGATGGGCATTCCAGACAGCGAATCGTCTCGACCGGCTCAACGTCCGTGTGGATCTGGCCCGCCAGGCACTCGACGCTGCCCTGGCGCGTCGTGCGGTGGTGGCACGGGCGATCGCGTCCGGGATGGTCGTCAGCTACGACGAGGAGATCCGGACCGCCGGCCAAGCGTTGGCGGCCGCAGCCGATCATGCCGAGCATGCCCCGGTCCACGCCCGGGAACAGTCGGAGAACCGGGTGTCGGCCCTCCTCGCCCAGACCGATACGCAGACCAGGCCGCAGGGACTCGTCGTCGAGTTGGCCGATTCCGAGACCCGGGTGATGATGGCGCGACGGTTCTACAACGACGCCGTGCGTGACACCCGCAACCTGGCCGAACGTCGACTCGTCCGTTGGCTACACCTCGGCGGTACCGCGGAGCTGCCGCAGTACTTCGAGATCATCGAACGCGTCACCCCCAGCAGCGGCGGCTGA
- a CDS encoding glycosyltransferase family 4 protein, with protein sequence MRIGMVCPYSFDVPGGVQAHVVELAQVFIGRGHEVSVLAPAADETQLPDYVVSAGPALAIPYNGSVSRVSFSPKGYLRLRNWVDESGFDVLHVHEPNAPSISMLSLMVASGPIVTTFHTSTTRSMWLSVFQGILRPYHERISGKIAVSELARRWQMESLGSDAVEIPNGIDVGGFADAQPLDGYPWPGHTILFLGRYDEPRKGIDILMRALPSIVAEFPDVRVLIVGGGSERALRRRAGTLASHLVFLGQVDDATKARALRSADVYCAPNLGGESFGIVLVEAMAAGAAVVASDLNAFRRVLDDGRAGRLVPTGSPEALSGAVRELLGDGEARAELVRAGRRRADRYDWSRVADQILRVYDTVTVGTGPVVVSD encoded by the coding sequence ATGAGGATCGGGATGGTCTGCCCCTACTCCTTCGACGTCCCCGGCGGCGTGCAGGCGCACGTCGTCGAACTCGCACAGGTGTTCATCGGCCGTGGACACGAGGTCAGCGTGCTGGCGCCGGCGGCCGACGAGACGCAGCTGCCCGACTACGTGGTCTCGGCAGGCCCCGCGCTGGCGATCCCCTACAACGGGTCGGTCTCGCGGGTGAGCTTCAGCCCGAAAGGCTATCTGCGCCTGCGAAACTGGGTCGACGAGAGCGGCTTCGACGTCCTGCACGTACACGAACCGAACGCGCCGAGCATCTCGATGTTGTCGCTGATGGTGGCTTCCGGCCCGATCGTGACGACCTTCCACACCTCCACCACGCGCTCGATGTGGCTGAGCGTCTTCCAGGGCATCCTCCGGCCCTACCACGAGCGGATCTCGGGCAAGATCGCCGTCTCCGAACTCGCGCGGCGCTGGCAGATGGAGTCGCTGGGCTCCGATGCGGTGGAGATCCCCAACGGGATCGACGTGGGCGGGTTCGCCGACGCGCAGCCGCTGGACGGCTATCCGTGGCCGGGCCACACGATCCTGTTCCTCGGACGCTACGACGAACCGCGTAAGGGCATCGACATCCTGATGCGGGCACTTCCGTCGATCGTGGCGGAGTTCCCCGACGTGCGGGTGCTGATCGTCGGTGGCGGCAGCGAGCGTGCCCTGCGCCGCCGCGCCGGGACCCTGGCGTCACATCTCGTCTTCCTGGGCCAGGTCGACGACGCGACGAAGGCGCGGGCGCTGCGTTCGGCGGATGTCTACTGCGCGCCCAACCTCGGCGGAGAGAGCTTCGGCATCGTGCTCGTCGAGGCGATGGCCGCGGGCGCCGCGGTGGTGGCCAGTGACCTGAACGCGTTCCGGCGCGTCCTCGACGACGGTCGCGCCGGACGCCTGGTGCCGACCGGATCACCGGAAGCGCTGAGCGGCGCGGTCCGGGAACTACTCGGGGACGGTGAGGCCAGGGCAGAACTGGTGAGAGCAGGCAGGCGACGGGCCGATCGGTACGACTGGTCGCGGGTCGCCGACCAGATCCTGCGCGTCTACGACACAGTGACGGTCGGCACCGGGCCGGTCGTCGTGTCCGATTGA
- a CDS encoding phosphatidylinositol mannoside acyltransferase: protein MSSVTGAMADLGYAAGWAAVRHAPESVARGLFDKAGEFAGRRKGGPAQLRRNLARVVGTTPEEVPDDLVAAAVRSYARYWCEAFRLPVQDLAATAATVTVPAPDQVVLDTALDAGKGVILALPHTGNWDMAGVWLVQNRGHFATVAERLEPESLFNRFVEYRESLGFEIFPLSGGEEPPFARLAERLRAGGVVCLLGERDLARHGVPVTFFGETTRMPAGSAKLAIETGAALVPVHHWFTEAPTSMISCGTPIDVSGGVGPATQALANVFEKNIAAHPQDWHMLQPLWEADWSSERRARIEDGSTIEDSGR, encoded by the coding sequence ATGAGCTCGGTCACGGGCGCGATGGCCGACCTGGGGTACGCGGCCGGCTGGGCCGCCGTGCGCCATGCGCCGGAGTCGGTGGCGCGCGGCCTGTTCGACAAGGCCGGTGAATTCGCCGGTCGTCGTAAGGGTGGGCCCGCGCAGCTGCGCCGGAATCTCGCCCGGGTGGTCGGCACCACGCCGGAGGAGGTGCCCGACGACCTCGTCGCGGCCGCGGTGCGTTCCTATGCCCGGTACTGGTGTGAGGCGTTCCGGTTGCCGGTCCAGGATCTCGCCGCGACAGCGGCGACGGTGACGGTTCCGGCGCCCGACCAGGTCGTCCTCGACACTGCGTTGGATGCCGGGAAGGGCGTGATCCTGGCCCTACCGCACACGGGCAACTGGGACATGGCCGGTGTCTGGCTCGTGCAGAATCGTGGACACTTCGCGACGGTCGCGGAGCGTCTCGAGCCGGAATCGCTGTTCAACCGGTTCGTCGAGTACCGGGAATCCCTGGGCTTCGAGATCTTTCCGCTCAGCGGCGGCGAAGAACCGCCGTTCGCGCGGCTCGCCGAGAGACTGCGTGCGGGTGGCGTCGTCTGTCTGCTCGGCGAACGGGACCTGGCCCGGCACGGCGTGCCGGTGACCTTCTTCGGCGAGACCACACGGATGCCTGCCGGTTCGGCGAAGCTGGCCATCGAGACCGGCGCGGCGCTGGTGCCGGTCCACCACTGGTTCACCGAGGCGCCCACCTCGATGATCTCGTGCGGGACGCCGATCGACGTGTCCGGCGGGGTAGGACCGGCGACGCAGGCGCTGGCGAACGTGTTCGAGAAGAACATCGCCGCCCACCCCCAGGACTGGCACATGCTGCAGCCGTTGTGGGAGGCCGACTGGTCGTCGGAGCGGCGCGCGCGCATCGAGGACGGCTCGACGATCGAGGATTCGGGCCGATGA
- the pgsA gene encoding phosphatidylinositol phosphate synthase produces the protein MLSIRGRASVSKVTLPLGRALLRTGLSPDIMTLIGTAATIAAALTLFPMGHLFIGTLVIWLFVMFDMLDGAMARARGGGTRFGAVLDATCDRVADGAIFAGLAWWCAVTEPHQLLLIATLICLVTSQVISYAKARAEASGLYGDGGWIERPDRLIIVLVGTGLTGLGLDWAVHVAVWGLAVLSVITVGQRMWSIYKSPGARDLIPLSTSSADEDEPPAAGKQPEAGAH, from the coding sequence ATGTTGAGCATCCGGGGCCGTGCCTCGGTCTCCAAGGTGACGTTGCCGCTCGGTCGCGCATTGCTCCGCACCGGCCTCAGTCCGGACATCATGACCCTGATCGGCACTGCGGCGACGATCGCGGCGGCCCTCACGCTGTTCCCGATGGGCCATCTCTTCATCGGCACGCTGGTGATCTGGCTCTTCGTGATGTTCGACATGCTCGACGGAGCGATGGCGCGGGCCCGTGGTGGCGGGACCAGGTTCGGTGCGGTGCTCGACGCCACCTGTGACCGCGTCGCCGACGGAGCGATCTTCGCCGGACTGGCGTGGTGGTGTGCGGTGACCGAACCACACCAACTGTTGCTGATCGCCACGTTGATCTGTCTGGTGACCTCACAGGTCATCTCTTACGCGAAGGCGCGCGCGGAGGCGAGCGGCCTCTACGGCGACGGTGGATGGATCGAGCGTCCCGACCGTCTGATCATCGTGCTCGTGGGCACGGGCCTCACCGGCCTCGGGCTGGATTGGGCTGTGCACGTGGCGGTCTGGGGGCTCGCGGTGCTGTCGGTCATCACCGTCGGCCAGCGCATGTGGTCGATCTACAAGTCGCCGGGCGCCCGGGATCTGATCCCGCTGTCCACCTCGAGCGCCGACGAAGACGAGCCGCCCGCGGCGGGCAAGCAACCCGAGGCCGGGGCACACTGA
- a CDS encoding HIT domain-containing protein, producing MAEQAGTDGDREIRDCGTGDPDRLQRLWSPHRMTYITSDPPPAAASTGHPFLDIPLMSDEDGLMVARGAAVYAVLNLYPYNPGHTMIVPYRQVADLEDLTAQESDELMSFTQRMIRTIKSVSNPNAFNVGLNLGYAAGGSLAEHLHQHIVPRWIGDANFITVVGETKVMPQLLRDTRSLLADAWLDQP from the coding sequence ATGGCTGAGCAGGCAGGCACCGACGGCGACCGCGAGATCCGTGACTGCGGAACCGGGGATCCTGATCGCTTGCAGCGCTTGTGGAGCCCGCATCGGATGACCTACATCACGTCCGACCCGCCACCGGCAGCAGCGTCGACCGGGCATCCGTTTCTCGACATCCCACTCATGTCCGACGAAGACGGATTGATGGTGGCGCGTGGTGCGGCTGTCTATGCGGTCCTCAATCTCTACCCGTACAACCCGGGCCACACCATGATCGTCCCCTATCGCCAGGTGGCCGACCTCGAGGATCTGACCGCCCAGGAGTCCGACGAACTGATGTCGTTCACGCAGCGGATGATCCGCACCATCAAGTCGGTGTCGAACCCGAATGCGTTCAACGTCGGCCTCAACCTCGGTTACGCCGCAGGCGGTTCGCTCGCCGAGCACCTTCACCAGCACATCGTCCCGCGATGGATCGGCGACGCGAACTTCATCACGGTTGTCGGGGAGACGAAAGTCATGCCACAGTTGCTGCGCGACACCCGGTCGCTGCTCGCCGACGCATGGCTGGACCAGCCGTGA
- the thrS gene encoding threonine--tRNA ligase, whose amino-acid sequence MPDDLQVTAPATIRVPAGTTAGTALRDHDLPNKGPEAVVVVRDPAGQLRDLSWTPELDTDVEPVAANTEAGRSVIRHSCAHVLAQAVQELFPDAKLGIGPPIKDGFYYDFDVAEPFTPEDITALEKKMKQIVKSGQRFSRRVYASKDEARAELAAEPYKLELIDDKGAADDAEVMEVGGGELTAYDNLNPRTGERIWCDLCRGPHVPTTKYISAFKLTRSSAAYWRGDQANADLQRIYGTAWESAEAQDAHLAMLAEAEKRDHRRLGSELDLFSFPDEIGSGLPVFHPKGGIIRKELEDYSRLRHSQAGYEFVYTPHATKGDLFKKSGHLDWYADGMYPPMQLDEEVDAEGAVRRPAIDYYLKPMNCPMHNLIFNSRGRSYRELPLRLFEFGTVYRYEKSGVVHGLTRARGFTQDDAHIYCTREQMGAEVRSLLQFVLDLLRDYGLDDFYLELSTRNPDKSIGSDEAWDEATEVLREAASSFGLDLVDDPGGAAFYAPKISVQARDAIGRTWQMSTIQVDLMLPDRFEMEYTGSDGAKHRPVMIHRALFGSIERFFGVLTEHYAGAFPAWLSPVQVVGIPVAEAFADHLQAVIDELRTRGIRAEVDHSDDRMQKKIRNHTTAKVPFMLLAGERDVSADAVSFRFRDGSQVNGVPVAAAVDLIAAWVSGRRNDSPSAETIDLGAGGSDAADG is encoded by the coding sequence GTGCCCGACGATCTCCAGGTGACCGCCCCCGCCACCATCCGTGTGCCGGCCGGGACCACCGCGGGTACGGCGCTCCGCGACCACGACCTGCCCAACAAGGGGCCGGAGGCGGTCGTCGTGGTCCGCGACCCGGCGGGGCAGCTGCGTGACCTCTCCTGGACTCCGGAGCTCGACACCGACGTCGAGCCCGTCGCCGCGAACACCGAGGCCGGTCGCAGCGTGATCCGGCATTCCTGCGCGCACGTGCTCGCGCAGGCCGTGCAGGAGCTGTTCCCCGACGCCAAGCTCGGTATCGGTCCGCCCATCAAGGACGGCTTCTACTACGACTTCGACGTCGCCGAGCCCTTCACCCCCGAGGACATCACCGCCCTCGAGAAGAAGATGAAGCAGATCGTCAAGTCGGGGCAGCGGTTCTCCCGTCGCGTCTACGCGTCGAAGGACGAGGCGCGCGCCGAACTGGCTGCCGAGCCGTACAAGCTCGAACTCATCGACGACAAGGGTGCCGCCGACGACGCCGAGGTCATGGAGGTCGGTGGCGGCGAGCTGACCGCGTACGACAACCTCAATCCGCGTACCGGCGAACGGATCTGGTGCGACCTGTGTCGCGGTCCGCACGTACCGACGACCAAGTACATCTCGGCGTTCAAGCTGACCCGCAGCTCCGCGGCCTACTGGCGGGGCGATCAGGCCAACGCCGACCTGCAGCGGATCTACGGCACCGCCTGGGAGTCGGCGGAGGCGCAGGACGCGCATCTCGCGATGCTCGCCGAGGCCGAGAAACGCGATCATCGACGACTGGGCTCCGAACTCGATCTGTTCAGCTTCCCCGACGAGATCGGGTCGGGTCTGCCCGTGTTCCACCCCAAGGGCGGGATCATCCGCAAGGAACTCGAGGACTATTCGCGACTACGGCACTCGCAGGCCGGTTACGAGTTCGTCTACACGCCGCACGCGACCAAGGGTGATCTGTTCAAGAAGTCGGGTCACCTCGACTGGTATGCCGACGGCATGTACCCGCCGATGCAGCTCGACGAGGAGGTCGATGCCGAGGGCGCCGTTCGGCGTCCGGCCATCGACTACTACCTGAAGCCGATGAACTGCCCGATGCACAACCTGATCTTCAACTCGCGCGGACGTTCGTATCGCGAACTGCCCCTGCGGTTGTTCGAGTTCGGCACCGTGTATCGCTACGAGAAGTCCGGCGTGGTCCACGGCCTGACCCGAGCGCGCGGCTTCACCCAGGACGACGCCCACATCTACTGCACCCGTGAGCAGATGGGTGCAGAGGTCCGATCTCTGCTGCAGTTCGTGCTCGACCTGCTCCGCGACTACGGACTCGACGACTTCTACCTCGAGCTGTCGACGCGGAACCCGGACAAGTCGATCGGCTCCGACGAGGCGTGGGACGAGGCCACCGAGGTGCTGCGCGAGGCCGCGTCGAGCTTTGGACTCGATCTCGTGGACGATCCGGGCGGCGCCGCGTTCTACGCGCCGAAGATCTCCGTGCAGGCCCGCGACGCCATCGGGCGGACGTGGCAGATGTCGACGATCCAGGTCGATCTGATGCTGCCGGACCGGTTCGAGATGGAATACACCGGTTCCGACGGCGCCAAGCACCGCCCCGTCATGATCCACCGGGCGCTTTTCGGCTCGATCGAGCGGTTCTTCGGAGTGCTCACCGAGCACTACGCGGGAGCGTTCCCGGCATGGCTGTCACCGGTGCAGGTCGTCGGGATCCCGGTCGCGGAGGCCTTCGCCGACCATCTGCAGGCCGTGATCGATGAGCTGCGCACGAGAGGGATACGCGCCGAGGTCGATCACTCCGACGACCGGATGCAGAAGAAGATCCGCAACCACACGACGGCCAAGGTGCCGTTCATGCTCCTCGCCGGAGAGCGCGACGTGAGTGCCGATGCCGTGAGCTTCAGGTTCCGGGACGGCTCCCAGGTCAACGGGGTGCCCGTGGCCGCCGCCGTCGATCTCATCGCGGCGTGGGTGTCCGGGCGTCGCAACGACTCACCGTCGGCGGAGACCATCGACCTCGGCGCAGGCGGATCGGACGCTGCCGATGGCTGA
- a CDS encoding TIGR02611 family protein codes for MSAWKRLRLWGRQRRYLIRRNPRLHLAYRIAVGVVGTLVLVCGVVTIPYPGPGWLIVFLGLGILASEFAWAHRVLTFARGKYDAWMDWMKRQHWSVQAGAWLGTAAIVVVTLWLLGAIGMVAGWVNIDASWLASPILS; via the coding sequence ATGTCGGCCTGGAAGCGGTTGCGGCTCTGGGGCCGCCAGCGGCGGTACCTCATCCGCCGGAATCCGAGATTGCATCTCGCGTACCGCATCGCGGTCGGCGTGGTCGGCACGCTGGTCTTGGTGTGCGGCGTCGTCACGATCCCGTACCCGGGTCCCGGCTGGCTGATCGTGTTCCTCGGCCTGGGCATCCTGGCCTCGGAGTTCGCATGGGCGCACCGGGTGCTGACCTTCGCGCGGGGCAAGTACGACGCCTGGATGGACTGGATGAAACGGCAACACTGGTCGGTCCAGGCGGGCGCGTGGTTGGGCACCGCGGCGATCGTCGTGGTCACCCTGTGGCTGTTGGGCGCGATCGGGATGGTCGCCGGATGGGTGAACATCGACGCCTCGTGGCTCGCGAGTCCCATCCTCTCCTGA
- a CDS encoding TetR/AcrR family transcriptional regulator — MKTTRTYIQSGRADGKVATRARILAAAQDLFLEKAFEEVTLASIAKAAGVSHQTVLNHFESKAGVVLGVTELIAEQTFEVRYQARPGDVVGAIEALVRHYEQIGDANVRWAISADRFPELAAQMDIARAGHRTWLEAMFDDRLPADPERREPVLDALHAATDVYVWKLLRRDLRRTRAETEKTMADLVAGVLEGIAS, encoded by the coding sequence ATGAAAACGACACGCACCTACATCCAGTCCGGCCGCGCCGACGGCAAAGTCGCCACGCGCGCCCGAATCCTCGCTGCCGCACAAGACCTCTTCCTCGAGAAGGCCTTCGAGGAGGTCACGCTCGCGTCGATCGCCAAGGCCGCCGGGGTGTCGCATCAGACCGTGCTCAACCATTTCGAGTCCAAAGCCGGCGTGGTGCTCGGCGTCACGGAGCTGATCGCCGAACAGACCTTCGAGGTTCGCTACCAAGCCCGCCCAGGAGACGTCGTAGGTGCCATCGAGGCGCTCGTGCGCCACTACGAACAGATCGGCGACGCCAACGTCCGGTGGGCCATCTCAGCAGATCGCTTCCCCGAGTTGGCCGCCCAGATGGACATCGCGAGGGCCGGCCACCGGACGTGGTTGGAGGCGATGTTCGACGACAGGCTGCCCGCGGACCCGGAACGACGGGAACCCGTTCTGGACGCGCTGCACGCGGCCACCGACGTCTACGTCTGGAAGCTGCTCCGACGAGATCTGCGGCGAACCCGCGCCGAGACCGAGAAGACCATGGCCGACCTCGTGGCCGGCGTACTGGAAGGCATCGCATCATGA
- a CDS encoding glycosyltransferase, which produces MNAHTYLFALVDGGGTVPPELGAARRLVERGHRVTVLAEDSMAADVEASGATFVRWTAAPNRASRRPEDDPYRDWECTNPLELFGRLLDSQFAGPAADYARDMSDAIDDVQPDLAVCSFFAIGAMVAAQARGVPFDVPFPNTYLLPADGMPPIGLGLRPAHGPLTRFRDRVVRRLTLRQWDKGVPMLNSVRASYGLPPVRQFFDQVHLARKHLVLSSAEFDFPAQLPSHVRYVGAVLDDPAWTRSAPWTPPPGDAPLVLVALSSTFQDQVDCLQRVIDALAELPVRGYVTTGPAVEPGAVHAPDNVTVVEAAPHSQVLQHASVVITHAGHGTVCRALAAGVPVLALPHGRDQADNAVRVTTRGAGITLSRKAKTTKIADATQRLLDDSGYAEAAARLGTIIRRDAEAGTLVAELEDGTPFRHLATDGEHLITPTAS; this is translated from the coding sequence ATGAACGCTCACACCTATCTGTTCGCACTCGTCGACGGGGGCGGCACGGTGCCGCCCGAACTGGGCGCAGCCCGCCGCCTCGTGGAACGCGGCCATCGCGTGACGGTCCTCGCCGAGGACTCGATGGCAGCCGACGTCGAGGCCAGCGGCGCAACCTTCGTCCGGTGGACCGCGGCACCCAACCGCGCGTCGCGTCGGCCCGAGGACGATCCCTACCGGGACTGGGAGTGCACCAACCCGCTCGAGCTGTTCGGTCGACTCCTCGACAGCCAATTCGCCGGGCCCGCCGCGGACTACGCGCGCGACATGTCGGATGCCATCGACGATGTGCAGCCGGACCTGGCGGTCTGTTCCTTCTTCGCCATCGGCGCGATGGTGGCAGCACAGGCGCGGGGCGTCCCGTTCGATGTGCCTTTTCCCAACACGTATCTGCTTCCCGCCGACGGCATGCCGCCCATCGGACTGGGACTTCGTCCCGCACACGGTCCGCTCACCCGGTTCCGCGATCGAGTGGTCCGGCGGTTGACTCTGCGGCAATGGGACAAGGGCGTCCCGATGCTGAACTCGGTGCGGGCGTCATACGGTCTCCCACCGGTGCGGCAGTTCTTCGATCAGGTCCACCTCGCCCGTAAACACCTCGTCCTCAGTTCCGCCGAGTTCGACTTCCCCGCACAGCTGCCATCTCACGTCCGCTACGTCGGAGCCGTTCTGGACGATCCGGCCTGGACCCGGTCGGCGCCGTGGACACCCCCGCCCGGCGACGCACCACTTGTCCTGGTGGCACTCTCGTCGACGTTCCAGGATCAGGTCGACTGCCTGCAGCGCGTCATCGATGCGCTGGCCGAGCTGCCGGTTCGCGGTTATGTCACCACCGGCCCCGCCGTCGAACCCGGCGCTGTGCACGCGCCGGACAACGTCACCGTCGTCGAAGCGGCCCCGCACTCGCAGGTCCTGCAACACGCGAGCGTGGTCATCACCCACGCCGGCCACGGCACGGTCTGCCGGGCCCTCGCCGCAGGTGTACCCGTCCTCGCGCTCCCCCATGGCCGCGACCAGGCGGACAATGCTGTCCGCGTCACCACCCGAGGTGCCGGAATCACGTTGTCCCGCAAGGCAAAAACAACCAAGATAGCCGACGCGACACAGCGACTGCTCGACGATTCCGGATATGCCGAAGCCGCTGCACGGCTCGGCACGATCATCCGACGTGATGCGGAGGCCGGGACGCTGGTCGCAGAACTCGAGGACGGCACCCCGTTTCGTCACCTCGCCACCGACGGCGAGCACCTGATCACCCCGACCGCGAGCTGA